The proteins below come from a single Jaculus jaculus isolate mJacJac1 chromosome 12, mJacJac1.mat.Y.cur, whole genome shotgun sequence genomic window:
- the Efnb3 gene encoding ephrin-B3, with translation MGAPHSGPGGMRVGALLLLLGFGGLVSGLSLEPVYWNSANKRFQAEGGYVLYPQIGDRLDLLCPRARPPGPHSSPSYEFYKLYLVGGAQGRRCEAPPAPNLLLTCDRPDLDLRFTIKFQEYSPNLWGHEFRSHHDYYIIATSDGTREGLESLQGGVCLTRGMKVLLRVGQSPRGGPAPRKPVSEMPMERDRGAAHSLEPGKEGMPGDPTSNATSRGAEGPLPPPSMPAVAGAAGGLVLLLLGVAGAGGAMCWRRRRAKPSESRHPGPGSFGRGGSLGLGGGGGMVPREAEPGELGIALRGSGAADPPFCPHYEKVSGDYGHPVYIVQDGPPQSPPNIYYKV, from the exons ATGGGGGCCCCCCATTCTGGGCCCGGGGGCATGCGAGTTGgggccctgctgctgctgctgggttttgGGGGGCTGGTGTCTGGGCTCAGCCTCGAGCCTGTCTACTGGAACTCGGCGAATAAGAG GTTCCAGGCAGAGGGTGGTTATGTGCTCTACCCTCAGATAGGGGACCGGCTGGATCTGCTTTGTCCCCGGGCCCGGCCCCCTGGCCCCCACTCTTCTCCCAGCTATGAGTTCTACAAGTTGTACCTGGTAGGAGGTGCCCAGGGTCGGCGCTGTGAGGCACCCCCTGCCCCGAATCTACTCCTCACGTGTGACCGGCCAGACCTGGATCTACGCTTCACCATCAAGTTCCAGGAGTACAGCCCTAACCTCTGGGGCCACGAGTTCCGATCACACCATGATTACTACATAATTG CCACATCTGATGGGACCCGGGAAGGCCTGGAGAGCTTGCAGGGAGGTGTGTGCCTAACCAGAGGCATGAAGGTGCTTCTCCGAGTGGGACAAA GTCCCCGAGGAGGGCCTGCGCCCCGAAAGCCTGTGTCTGAAATGCCCATGGAGAGAGACCGAGGGGCAGCTCACAGCCTGGAGCCTGGGAAGGAGGGCATGCCAG GTGACCCCACCAGCAATGCAACCTCCCGGGGTGCTGAAGGCCCCCTGCCCCCTCCCAGCATGCCTGCAGTGGCCGGGGCAGCAGGGGGGCTGGTGCTGCTCTTGCTGGGCGTGGCAGGGGCTGGGGGTGCCATGTGCTGGCGGAGACGGCGGGCCAAGCCTTCGGAGAGTCGCCACCCTGGTCCTGGCTCCTTTGGGAGAGGAGGGTCTCTGGGCctggggggtggaggagggatggtACCTCGAGAGGCTGAGCCTGGGGAGCTAGGGATAGCTCTGCGGGGCAGTGGGGCTGCAGATCCCCCCTTTTGCCCTCACTATGAGAAGGTGAGTGGTGACTATGGGCACCCTGTGTACATCGTGCAGGACGGCCCTCCTCAGAGCCCCCCCAACATCTACTATAAGGTATGA